The following are encoded in a window of Candidatus Moraniibacteriota bacterium genomic DNA:
- a CDS encoding carbon storage regulator, with protein sequence MFILARFPGESITIGDAIVLHVLKVKENGSIELGIKAPKEMLIDQHKRNNGVGNANPSLEQSPPNKGFLRRGARFIDWDSSH encoded by the coding sequence ATGTTCATTCTAGCACGATTTCCCGGGGAAAGTATCACTATCGGGGACGCAATCGTTCTTCACGTTCTCAAAGTAAAAGAGAATGGGAGTATAGAGCTAGGTATTAAAGCCCCGAAAGAAATGCTGATAGATCAGCATAAAAGAAATAACGGTGTTGGTAATGCTAATCCCTCTCTAGAACAAAGCCCCCCCAATAAAGGCTTCTTGAGACGAGGAGCTCGGTTCATTGATTGGGATTCTTCCCATTAA
- a CDS encoding WecB/TagA/CpsF family glycosyltransferase has protein sequence MEKIELRLNRISQSNFVKKIFLSIQKERPFRIATLNTEYFLEMRKNEKFQKAVFTSDSFVCDGIGLKALLFFRGIKNIPRISGVDLCREILDCSEKKGNVKIYVAVWKSGLSSIEEISSFIQKNYPSISILGYTFSHRNKEWDFGIKDIQKKNPDIVFCNFGIPEQEYFLEKLQEKYKKGILIGVGGTFDYWTEKQKRAPFWMCQMGLEWFWRFSRDPRRIFRFFKRLF, from the coding sequence ATGGAAAAAATAGAGCTTCGGTTGAATAGAATTTCTCAGAGTAACTTTGTCAAAAAAATATTTCTTTCTATCCAAAAGGAAAGACCCTTCCGCATAGCTACTTTAAATACAGAATATTTTTTGGAGATGAGAAAAAATGAAAAGTTTCAAAAAGCGGTTTTTACATCCGATTCTTTTGTGTGTGATGGCATTGGTCTTAAGGCATTACTTTTTTTTAGAGGAATAAAAAATATACCGAGAATTTCCGGTGTTGATCTTTGTAGAGAAATTCTTGATTGTTCAGAGAAAAAAGGAAATGTAAAAATATATGTTGCTGTTTGGAAATCAGGACTAAGCTCAATAGAGGAAATTTCTTCTTTTATACAGAAAAACTATCCCTCAATATCTATTTTGGGATACACATTTTCTCATAGAAATAAAGAATGGGACTTTGGTATAAAAGATATACAGAAAAAAAATCCTGATATTGTTTTTTGCAATTTTGGAATTCCAGAACAAGAATATTTTCTGGAAAAATTACAAGAAAAATACAAAAAAGGTATTCTTATAGGAGTTGGTGGAACATTCGACTATTGGACAGAGAAGCAAAAACGAGCACCTTTTTGGATGTGTCAAATGGGATTGGAGTGGTTTTGGAGATTTTCTCGAGATCCCCGAAGGATTTTTCGATTTTTTAAAAGATTGTTTTAG
- a CDS encoding glutamate--tRNA ligase — protein MEKTVITRFAPSPTGYLHIGGLRTALYSYLYAKHTGGMFFLRIEDTDRTRYVEGAEEKLKDSLSWANIHWENKEDIRQSERLPLYKKYIDELLEKKKAYHCFCSQERLLEMREDQKKYKMAPKYDRHCLNLSSEEIADRLKRGDTFVVRFFIPQDERRIEFRDLVRGKVSIETELLDDQIILKSDGFPTYHLANIVDDHEMGVTHVIRGEEWLSSTPKHILLYKAFGWEIPEFAHLPLLLNPDRSKLSKRQGDVSVEDYAQKGYLPEALINYVALLGWNPGSGSTQEFFSLEELEKRFDIAHINKAGAVFDCKRLDWMNAHYIKKLSREELLEKTRKYWKVFFKKHTLEEDDFSDEFLCRVLRVEQERLFTLSQVGEKSLFFFQNFDMDKELLRWKDMEDSIISNNIQTAISYLETINEDQWTMEFLQAGLMDQCEKEKRGEFFWPLRIALTGEKQSPPPHEVAWVIGKEETLQRLKRAKEKL, from the coding sequence ATGGAAAAAACAGTAATTACTCGTTTCGCTCCTTCTCCTACAGGATATCTTCATATAGGCGGTTTGAGAACGGCTCTCTATTCTTATCTTTATGCTAAACATACGGGAGGCATGTTTTTTTTGAGAATAGAAGACACTGATCGTACTCGATATGTGGAAGGTGCGGAAGAAAAATTGAAAGATTCTCTTTCATGGGCGAATATTCATTGGGAAAATAAAGAAGATATTCGTCAATCTGAACGTTTACCTCTCTATAAAAAATATATTGATGAGCTTTTGGAAAAAAAGAAGGCATATCATTGTTTTTGTTCTCAAGAAAGACTTTTAGAAATGAGAGAGGATCAAAAAAAATATAAAATGGCTCCAAAATATGATCGTCATTGTTTGAATCTTTCTTCTGAAGAAATTGCAGATCGATTGAAACGAGGGGATACTTTTGTAGTAAGATTTTTTATTCCTCAAGATGAACGAAGAATTGAGTTTCGAGATTTAGTTCGAGGAAAGGTTTCCATTGAAACTGAACTTCTTGATGATCAGATTATTCTCAAATCTGATGGATTTCCAACTTATCATCTTGCTAATATTGTAGATGATCATGAAATGGGAGTGACACATGTTATTCGTGGAGAGGAATGGCTTTCAAGTACTCCTAAACATATTCTTCTTTATAAGGCTTTTGGTTGGGAGATTCCAGAGTTTGCTCACCTTCCACTTCTTCTTAATCCTGATAGATCAAAACTTTCCAAAAGACAGGGAGATGTAAGTGTCGAGGACTATGCCCAAAAAGGATATCTTCCCGAAGCATTAATAAATTATGTTGCTCTTCTGGGTTGGAATCCTGGAAGTGGAAGCACTCAAGAATTTTTTTCTCTCGAAGAATTGGAGAAACGATTTGATATTGCTCATATAAATAAAGCTGGGGCGGTATTTGATTGTAAACGATTGGACTGGATGAATGCTCATTATATTAAAAAGCTTTCCAGAGAAGAACTCTTGGAAAAAACTCGCAAATATTGGAAAGTATTTTTTAAAAAACATACTCTTGAGGAAGATGATTTTTCTGACGAATTTCTTTGTAGAGTTTTGCGTGTTGAGCAAGAAAGACTTTTCACACTTTCTCAAGTCGGAGAAAAGAGTCTTTTTTTCTTTCAAAATTTTGATATGGACAAGGAACTTCTTCGATGGAAAGATATGGAAGATAGTATTATTTCTAACAATATACAGACGGCGATTTCTTATTTGGAAACAATAAATGAAGATCAATGGACCATGGAGTTTCTTCAGGCGGGACTTATGGATCAATGTGAGAAGGAAAAACGAGGAGAATTTTTTTGGCCTCTTCGAATAGCACTTACCGGAGAAAAACAATCACCGCCACCACATGAGGTTGCTTGGGTAATAGGAAAAGAGGAAACGCTTCAACGTCTTAAAAGAGCAAAAGAAAAACTATGA
- a CDS encoding dihydrofolate reductase, whose amino-acid sequence MLSMIAAIGKNRELGRGHLLPWDIPEDMKYFQDMTRNHVVIMGQKTFEAIGFPLPKRMNIVLTHDKDFSPDGVIVSRSPEEALRLARKEEKNGEIFIIGGASIYSIFLEQSDRLYLTLIEDVFPEADIFFPEYEKIFSKIKSSYDGKDENYSYRFVVFEKNI is encoded by the coding sequence ATTCTTTCTATGATTGCTGCGATAGGGAAAAATCGTGAATTAGGAAGGGGACATCTTCTTCCTTGGGATATTCCTGAGGATATGAAATATTTTCAGGATATGACACGAAATCATGTTGTTATTATGGGACAGAAAACATTTGAAGCGATTGGATTTCCTCTTCCCAAAAGAATGAATATTGTACTTACCCATGACAAAGATTTTTCTCCAGACGGGGTTATTGTTTCGAGAAGTCCCGAAGAAGCATTGCGCCTTGCCAGAAAAGAAGAAAAAAACGGAGAGATATTTATCATTGGGGGTGCTAGTATATATTCGATTTTTCTCGAACAATCAGATAGACTCTATTTGACTCTTATAGAGGATGTGTTTCCTGAGGCAGATATCTTTTTTCCAGAATATGAAAAAATATTTTCCAAAATAAAAAGTTCTTATGATGGTAAAGATGAGAATTATTCGTATCGTTTTGTAGTGTTTGAAAAAAATATATGA
- a CDS encoding nucleoside monophosphate kinase produces MNHKIIGLSGAMGAGKGTVAHYLVDKYGFSKFRMSDVFRDILIRLHIEQTRETVSLTSKIIRETFGQDILSRIIAKDANDAKTDVVVDGIRRETDIEHLRKNPSFVFIYIDVETQLRYDRLVKRAENIGDETKTFQDFLKEQEFEAESQVQQLHSIADYVVKNDGDLGKLYDQIDAIMEKIKK; encoded by the coding sequence ATGAATCATAAAATTATAGGTTTATCAGGAGCTATGGGCGCTGGAAAAGGAACAGTCGCTCATTATTTGGTGGATAAATATGGATTTTCGAAGTTTCGAATGTCGGATGTTTTCCGAGATATTCTTATTCGTCTTCATATTGAACAAACTCGTGAAACTGTCTCACTTACGTCCAAAATAATACGAGAGACATTTGGGCAAGATATTCTTTCTCGAATTATTGCCAAAGATGCTAATGATGCAAAAACTGATGTTGTGGTAGATGGAATACGAAGAGAAACGGATATCGAGCATTTACGCAAGAATCCTTCTTTCGTTTTTATTTATATTGATGTAGAAACTCAGCTTCGTTATGATCGATTGGTAAAAAGAGCTGAAAATATAGGAGATGAAACAAAAACATTTCAGGATTTTCTTAAAGAACAAGAATTTGAAGCAGAAAGCCAGGTGCAACAATTACATTCGATTGCAGATTATGTGGTCAAAAACGATGGAGATCTCGGAAAGCTTTATGATCAAATAGATGCTATAATGGAAAAAATAAAAAAGTAA